In Meleagris gallopavo isolate NT-WF06-2002-E0010 breed Aviagen turkey brand Nicholas breeding stock chromosome 15, Turkey_5.1, whole genome shotgun sequence, one DNA window encodes the following:
- the SHROOM1 gene encoding protein Shroom1 isoform X1, with amino-acid sequence MAVSENETERWPRRHGGGIGALMEPTAAADSSHLSPVPSLGSTDHVLHLPGRADSAYSSFSGGSNVPEYHTPSCYDAHCCSASEQVPYMDSEYVRGIYNLSAASSALRCLQPCQAPAQGIPASSHSPALAECSSGTPSHEMLDQGLLPPAAPPPSPPMRLDSYRVTRHLESTKGRGRRNSGGLSECSVQQSAPCTDSQPVSVLHGQIGAGSSEPAMMAARRRALENKGPSGSADGVSISKLQGLRTEENGEWSPSQKPARRSNPHVYSRPSSFIFQEYLKTDSMANIPKILSAYGSAHMHSVSEEVKPRPYTSAHSSPGAAGDAGGDELCPCSAHRAVLGDAEVQSRWKGSLLGAQCPLRAELPLNVGQEVFEDICDLKCMENALLIKNASRKSSSCTDKNGCYDYKGEIGNVVREPLLNPQGKMQKSLLSCSCDAAELEQPPPGKLDHGNKQCCDNTEQMACLRSKKDSSSQPLNEGCANSSGPGLNMQLEQEQPPVPYQKCQPGLQQELLRQTLYDPAGEQITRQTTPMLYYLSGGRAANTTHHTKLTQCPEGVRSSPKGFATSSHTASAWSTEMQRESSQPRKAEHRQHCANGDPLNEAEDIALGSPASSMEESSKNDYREKLKVAQKKVLRETSFKRKDLQMSLPVRLRQKPSKRPSIEHLRSFSLSNANEDSKPAPCSASHLESLEGFNKDTEIKRPQAGRLGGRKRLTKEEKKLCYSEPEKLNQLADKEVQGNRGSDESTEQDMATARRRTSESRGRALSSSSISRTELKQIQHTALMEYMERKISQRPGSTQHIPQHKPPLQTGPSHPKWPPGRSSNLGESRKTSSNEASCQVFSEEAAPDVFPPPSPVPPPNTDVGCGTVPAKPSLHPAAPDCSCSTECVSVQSIPLSGAAAQGREVEHPSMQAADRCASCAVPPAQPCENHLSTPSSHDPREDGCQNQEHRDRVAGSSLCQHSEELAASSSIPSPRNGGREDAQVEKKSRSGSQTGSALTTCPELQLKASSAVAAEGNVASCLVLPAQPQQGDGGAAPGQGVKEAAAHNSRGGDLQEGETDLPQRRLWSPEDRHYEELAMDLIAKDSSLVDVLMPYPVRKTALDLMEGLFPVNISVLEMHRRKADLRRARENDRKSSGDVTEECPESELTLEQRSEDPTGKGNHALGRSGDDTKDLDDITCKKKLGCTPSQLELISSLRAKLRVLAEDRELVLAEAKECAERGEELEAAVRAACKPNEFERYLMFIGDLEKVVSLLLCLSSRLARVQNAMRKIDGSTDAEEKQSLNERHKLLSRQREDAKDLKENLDRRERVVAGILAKYLTEQQLQAYRHFVQLKTSLLIEQKDLEEQIKFFEEQLENLEKSIPL; translated from the exons ATGGCTGTATCTGAGAACGAGACAGAGAGATGGCCTCGCAGGCACGGCGGCGGAATAGGAGCACTGATGgagcccacagctgctgctgacagcagccaTCTGTCCCCAGTGCCATCCCTTGGCAGCACAGACCACGTCCTGCACCTCCCTGGGCGAGCAGACTCTGCATACAGCTCTTTCTCAGGGGGTTCAAATGTTCCAGAGTATCACACCCCATCGTGTTATGATGCACACTGCTGTTCAGCTTCAGAGCAGGTACCGTACATGGACTCGGAATATGTAAGAGGCATTTATAACCTCAGTGCAGCAAGCTCTGCTCTCAGATGCCTGCAGCCATGCCAGGCACCAGCCCAGGGCATCCCTGCTTCCTCTCACAGCCCTGCTCTTGCTGAGTGCAGCAGTGGCACTCCTTCCCATGAGATGCTGGACCAGGGACTGCTGCCTCCGGCTGCACCTCCGCCCTCTCCTCCCATGCGACTCGACAGCTACAGAGTCACCAGACACCTGGAAAGCACAAAGGGGAGAGGGAGGCGGAACTCTGGAGGTCTCAGTGAGTGCAGTGTGCAGCAGTCAGCTCCTTGCACGGACAGCCAGCCGGTGAGTGTATTGCATGGCCAAATAGGGGCTGGAAGCAGTGAGCCAGCTATGATGGCAGCTAGGAGAAGGGCTCTGGAAAATAAGGGTCCTTCTGGTTCTGCAGATGGAGTATCTATATCAAAACTTCAGGGGTtaaggacagaagaaaatgggGAGTGGAGCCCATCCCAAAAGCCTGCGAGGAGAAGTAATCCCCACGTTTACAGCAGGCcatcttccttcatttttcaagAATATCTGAAGACTGACTCCATGGCTAACATCCCTAAAATTCTGTCTGCTTATGGTTCAGCTCACATgcacagtgtttcagaagaggTGAAGCCCAGGCCCTACAcatctgcacacagcagccctggtgctgctggtgatGCAGGAGGGGATGAGCTGTGCCCATGCAGTGCACACCGGGCAGTGCTCGGGGATGCAGAGGTGCAAAGCCGATGGAAGGGATCCCTGCTAGGTGCTCAGTGCCCGCTCCGTGCTGAGCTGCCTCTGAACGTGGGTCAGGAGGTGTTTGAGGACATTTGTGACTTGAAATGTATGGAGAATGCTCTCCTTATaaaaaatgcttccaggaagTCCAGCAGCTGTACAGATAAAAATGGGTGCTATGACTACAAAGGAGAAATTGGGAATGTTGTTAGGGAGCCGCTTCTGAATCCACAAGGCAAAATGCAGAAATcgctgctgtcctgcagctgtgATGCTGCAGAATTGGAGCAGCCTCCCCCTGGGAAGTTGGATCATGGCAATAAGCAATGCTGTGATAATACTGAGCAAATGGCTTGTCTTAGATCAAAGAAAGATTCCTCATCACAACCTTTAAATGAAGGTTGTGCCAATAGCAGCGGTCCTGGCCTTAACATGCAGCTAGAGCAAGAGCAACCTCCTGTTCCTTATCAGAAATGTCAGCCTGGACTTCAGCAAGAGCTCTTAAGGCAGACACTGTATGATCCTGCTGGTGAGCAAATAACCAGGCAGACAACTCCGATGCTTTATTACCTGTCTGGGGGAAGGGCTGCCAACACCACACACCACACTAAGCTCACGCAATGTCCAGAGGGTGTGAGGAGCTCACCGAAGGGATTTGCAACAAGCAGCCACACTGCCTCAGCGTGGAgcacagagatgcagagggaaagCAGTCAGCCCCGAAAGGCTGAGCATCGCCAGCACTGTGCCAACGGGGATCCCCTGAACGAGGCTGAAGACATCGCTCTCGGGAGTCCTGCTTCATCCATGGAGGAGAGTTCTAAGAATGACTACAGAGAGAAACTTAAAGTGGCTCAGAAAAAGGTTCTGAGAGAAacttcctttaaaagaaaagacttACAAATGAGTTTGCCTGTTAGACTGAGACAAAAGCCCTCCAAAAGGCCTTCAATTGAGCACCTTAGATCTTTCTCATTGTCCAATGCAAACGAGGATTCCAAACCTGCTCCTTGTTCTGCTTCACACCTAGAATCCTTGGAAGGTTTCAATAAGGACACAGAAATTAAGAGGCCACAAGCAGGTCGATTAGGGGGAAGGAAAAGGTtgacaaaagaggaaaagaaactgtgTTATTCTGAACCTGAGAAACTCAATCAGCTGGCAGACAAGGAAGTCCAGGGGAACAGAGGCAGCGATGAGAGCACCGAGCAGGATATGGCCACAGCCAGGAGAAGGACttcagagagcagagggagggcaCTTTCCAGTTCGAGCATCTCCAGGACGGAGCTGAAGCAAATCCAGCACACTGCACTGATGGAGTACATGGAACGGAAGATCAGTCAGAGACCAGGCAGCACGCAGCACATCCCGCAGCATAAACCACCCTTGCAGACGGGGCCTTCGCATCCTAAATGGCCTCCTGGCAGGAGCTCCAACCTCGGTGAGAGCAGAAAGACGTCAAGCAATGAGGCTTCCTGCCAGGTGTTCTCTGAAGAAGCAGCACCAGATGttttccctcctccttcacCTGTTCCCCCACCAAACACAGATGTTGGATGCGGGACGGTGCCAGCAAAGCCCAGCCTGCATCCTGCTGCACCGGATTGCAGCTGCAGCACCGAGTGTGTGTCTGTGCAGAGCATCCCTCTGTCgggtgctgctgcccagggGAGGGAAGTGGAGCATCCTTCCATGCAG GCTGCAGACAGATGTGCCAGCTGTGCGGTGCCACCAGCCCAGCCTTGTGAAAACCACCTCAGCACCCCCAG TTCCCATGATCCCAGGGAAGACGGATGCCAGAACCAGGAACATCGAGACAGAGTTGCTGGAAGCTCTCTgtgtcagcacagtgaggagCTAGCTGCCAGCAGCTCTATCCCCAGCCCAAGAAATGGAGGCAGGGAAGATGCTcaagtagaaaagaaaagcagaagtggatCTCAGACTGGCAGTGCTTTAACGACgtgcccagagctgcagctgaaggcaagcagtgctgtggctgctgaGGGGAATGTGGCAAGTTGCCTTGTGCTGCCAGCTCAGCCTCAGCAAGGAGATGGAGGTGCAGCCCCAGGTCAGGGTGTAAAGGAAGCAGCTGCACACAACAGCCGAGGTGGTGATCTGCAGGAGGGGGAGACGGACCTGCCCCAAAGGAGGCTGTGGTCTCCTGAGGACCGGCATTACGAGGAGCTTGCGATGGATCTCATTGCCAAAGACAGCTCTCTGGTTGATGTCCTCATGCCTTATCCCGTTAGAAAAACTGCTCTGGACTTGATGGAGGGTCTTTTCCCTGTTAACATTTCCGTGTTGGAAATGCACAGAAGGAAGGCAGATCTGCGACGTGCACGGGAGAATGA caggaaaagcagtggAGATGTGACAGAAGAATGTCCTGAATCTGAACTCACCCTCGAGCAAAGGAGTGAAgatcccactgggaagggaaACCATGCACTGGGCAGGAGTGGAGATGACACGAAGGACCTAGATGACATCACGTGTAAAAAG aaacTTGGCTGTACTCCGTCTCAG ctgGAGCTCATCTCCAGCCTTAGGGCCAAATTGCGGGTGCTGGCAGAGGACAGGGAGCTCGTCCTTGCTGAGGCCAAGGAGTGTGCAGAGCGTGGTGAGGAGCTGGAGGCTGCCGTGCGTGCTGCCTGCAAGCCCAATGAGTTTGAGCGCTACCTGATGTTCATCGGCGACCTGGAGAAGGTGGTgagcctgctgctctgcttgtcCAGCCGCCTGGCCCGCGTCCAGAACGCCATGAGGAAGATCGATGGCAGCACAGATGCTGAGGAGAAG CAATCGCTGAATGAACGGCACAAGCTCTTGTCTAGACAACGGGAGGATGCAAAGGACCTGAAAGAAAACCTGGATCGTAGGGAGCGGGTGGTGGCTGGGATCCTTGCCAAATACCTGAccgagcagcagctccaggcctACAGGCACTTTGTGCAACTGAAGACCTCTTTGTTGATTGAACAGAAGGACCTCGAAGAACAGATCAAATTTTTCGAGGAACAATTAGAAAATCTAGAGAAAAGCATCCCTCTCTAA
- the SHROOM1 gene encoding protein Shroom1 isoform X2, translating to MAVSENETERWPRRHGGGIGALMEPTAAADSSHLSPVPSLGSTDHVLHLPGRADSAYSSFSGGSNVPEYHTPSCYDAHCCSASEQVPYMDSEYVRGIYNLSAASSALRCLQPCQAPAQGIPASSHSPALAECSSGTPSHEMLDQGLLPPAAPPPSPPMRLDSYRVTRHLESTKGRGRRNSGGLSECSVQQSAPCTDSQPVSVLHGQIGAGSSEPAMMAARRRALENKGPSGSADGVSISKLQGLRTEENGEWSPSQKPARRSNPHVYSRPSSFIFQEYLKTDSMANIPKILSAYGSAHMHSVSEEVKPRPYTSAHSSPGAAGDAGGDELCPCSAHRAVLGDAEVQSRWKGSLLGAQCPLRAELPLNVGQEVFEDICDLKCMENALLIKNASRKSSSCTDKNGCYDYKGEIGNVVREPLLNPQGKMQKSLLSCSCDAAELEQPPPGKLDHGNKQCCDNTEQMACLRSKKDSSSQPLNEGCANSSGPGLNMQLEQEQPPVPYQKCQPGLQQELLRQTLYDPAGEQITRQTTPMLYYLSGGRAANTTHHTKLTQCPEGVRSSPKGFATSSHTASAWSTEMQRESSQPRKAEHRQHCANGDPLNEAEDIALGSPASSMEESSKNDYREKLKVAQKKVLRETSFKRKDLQMSLPVRLRQKPSKRPSIEHLRSFSLSNANEDSKPAPCSASHLESLEGFNKDTEIKRPQAGRLGGRKRLTKEEKKLCYSEPEKLNQLADKEVQGNRGSDESTEQDMATARRRTSESRGRALSSSSISRTELKQIQHTALMEYMERKISQRPGSTQHIPQHKPPLQTGPSHPKWPPGRSSNLGESRKTSSNEASCQVFSEEAAPDVFPPPSPVPPPNTDVGCGTVPAKPSLHPAAPDCSCSTECVSVQSIPLSGAAAQGREVEHPSMQAADRCASCAVPPAQPCENHLSTPSSHDPREDGCQNQEHRDRVAGSSLCQHSEELAASSSIPSPRNGGREDAQVEKKSRSGSQTGSALTTCPELQLKASSAVAAEGNVASCLVLPAQPQQGDGGAAPGQGVKEAAAHNSRGGDLQEGETDLPQRRLWSPEDRHYEELAMDLIAKDSSLVDVLMPYPVRKTALDLMEGLFPVNISVLEMHRRKADLRRARENDRKSSGDVTEECPESELTLEQRSEDPTGKGNHALGRSGDDTKDLDDITCKKLELISSLRAKLRVLAEDRELVLAEAKECAERGEELEAAVRAACKPNEFERYLMFIGDLEKVVSLLLCLSSRLARVQNAMRKIDGSTDAEEKQSLNERHKLLSRQREDAKDLKENLDRRERVVAGILAKYLTEQQLQAYRHFVQLKTSLLIEQKDLEEQIKFFEEQLENLEKSIPL from the exons ATGGCTGTATCTGAGAACGAGACAGAGAGATGGCCTCGCAGGCACGGCGGCGGAATAGGAGCACTGATGgagcccacagctgctgctgacagcagccaTCTGTCCCCAGTGCCATCCCTTGGCAGCACAGACCACGTCCTGCACCTCCCTGGGCGAGCAGACTCTGCATACAGCTCTTTCTCAGGGGGTTCAAATGTTCCAGAGTATCACACCCCATCGTGTTATGATGCACACTGCTGTTCAGCTTCAGAGCAGGTACCGTACATGGACTCGGAATATGTAAGAGGCATTTATAACCTCAGTGCAGCAAGCTCTGCTCTCAGATGCCTGCAGCCATGCCAGGCACCAGCCCAGGGCATCCCTGCTTCCTCTCACAGCCCTGCTCTTGCTGAGTGCAGCAGTGGCACTCCTTCCCATGAGATGCTGGACCAGGGACTGCTGCCTCCGGCTGCACCTCCGCCCTCTCCTCCCATGCGACTCGACAGCTACAGAGTCACCAGACACCTGGAAAGCACAAAGGGGAGAGGGAGGCGGAACTCTGGAGGTCTCAGTGAGTGCAGTGTGCAGCAGTCAGCTCCTTGCACGGACAGCCAGCCGGTGAGTGTATTGCATGGCCAAATAGGGGCTGGAAGCAGTGAGCCAGCTATGATGGCAGCTAGGAGAAGGGCTCTGGAAAATAAGGGTCCTTCTGGTTCTGCAGATGGAGTATCTATATCAAAACTTCAGGGGTtaaggacagaagaaaatgggGAGTGGAGCCCATCCCAAAAGCCTGCGAGGAGAAGTAATCCCCACGTTTACAGCAGGCcatcttccttcatttttcaagAATATCTGAAGACTGACTCCATGGCTAACATCCCTAAAATTCTGTCTGCTTATGGTTCAGCTCACATgcacagtgtttcagaagaggTGAAGCCCAGGCCCTACAcatctgcacacagcagccctggtgctgctggtgatGCAGGAGGGGATGAGCTGTGCCCATGCAGTGCACACCGGGCAGTGCTCGGGGATGCAGAGGTGCAAAGCCGATGGAAGGGATCCCTGCTAGGTGCTCAGTGCCCGCTCCGTGCTGAGCTGCCTCTGAACGTGGGTCAGGAGGTGTTTGAGGACATTTGTGACTTGAAATGTATGGAGAATGCTCTCCTTATaaaaaatgcttccaggaagTCCAGCAGCTGTACAGATAAAAATGGGTGCTATGACTACAAAGGAGAAATTGGGAATGTTGTTAGGGAGCCGCTTCTGAATCCACAAGGCAAAATGCAGAAATcgctgctgtcctgcagctgtgATGCTGCAGAATTGGAGCAGCCTCCCCCTGGGAAGTTGGATCATGGCAATAAGCAATGCTGTGATAATACTGAGCAAATGGCTTGTCTTAGATCAAAGAAAGATTCCTCATCACAACCTTTAAATGAAGGTTGTGCCAATAGCAGCGGTCCTGGCCTTAACATGCAGCTAGAGCAAGAGCAACCTCCTGTTCCTTATCAGAAATGTCAGCCTGGACTTCAGCAAGAGCTCTTAAGGCAGACACTGTATGATCCTGCTGGTGAGCAAATAACCAGGCAGACAACTCCGATGCTTTATTACCTGTCTGGGGGAAGGGCTGCCAACACCACACACCACACTAAGCTCACGCAATGTCCAGAGGGTGTGAGGAGCTCACCGAAGGGATTTGCAACAAGCAGCCACACTGCCTCAGCGTGGAgcacagagatgcagagggaaagCAGTCAGCCCCGAAAGGCTGAGCATCGCCAGCACTGTGCCAACGGGGATCCCCTGAACGAGGCTGAAGACATCGCTCTCGGGAGTCCTGCTTCATCCATGGAGGAGAGTTCTAAGAATGACTACAGAGAGAAACTTAAAGTGGCTCAGAAAAAGGTTCTGAGAGAAacttcctttaaaagaaaagacttACAAATGAGTTTGCCTGTTAGACTGAGACAAAAGCCCTCCAAAAGGCCTTCAATTGAGCACCTTAGATCTTTCTCATTGTCCAATGCAAACGAGGATTCCAAACCTGCTCCTTGTTCTGCTTCACACCTAGAATCCTTGGAAGGTTTCAATAAGGACACAGAAATTAAGAGGCCACAAGCAGGTCGATTAGGGGGAAGGAAAAGGTtgacaaaagaggaaaagaaactgtgTTATTCTGAACCTGAGAAACTCAATCAGCTGGCAGACAAGGAAGTCCAGGGGAACAGAGGCAGCGATGAGAGCACCGAGCAGGATATGGCCACAGCCAGGAGAAGGACttcagagagcagagggagggcaCTTTCCAGTTCGAGCATCTCCAGGACGGAGCTGAAGCAAATCCAGCACACTGCACTGATGGAGTACATGGAACGGAAGATCAGTCAGAGACCAGGCAGCACGCAGCACATCCCGCAGCATAAACCACCCTTGCAGACGGGGCCTTCGCATCCTAAATGGCCTCCTGGCAGGAGCTCCAACCTCGGTGAGAGCAGAAAGACGTCAAGCAATGAGGCTTCCTGCCAGGTGTTCTCTGAAGAAGCAGCACCAGATGttttccctcctccttcacCTGTTCCCCCACCAAACACAGATGTTGGATGCGGGACGGTGCCAGCAAAGCCCAGCCTGCATCCTGCTGCACCGGATTGCAGCTGCAGCACCGAGTGTGTGTCTGTGCAGAGCATCCCTCTGTCgggtgctgctgcccagggGAGGGAAGTGGAGCATCCTTCCATGCAG GCTGCAGACAGATGTGCCAGCTGTGCGGTGCCACCAGCCCAGCCTTGTGAAAACCACCTCAGCACCCCCAG TTCCCATGATCCCAGGGAAGACGGATGCCAGAACCAGGAACATCGAGACAGAGTTGCTGGAAGCTCTCTgtgtcagcacagtgaggagCTAGCTGCCAGCAGCTCTATCCCCAGCCCAAGAAATGGAGGCAGGGAAGATGCTcaagtagaaaagaaaagcagaagtggatCTCAGACTGGCAGTGCTTTAACGACgtgcccagagctgcagctgaaggcaagcagtgctgtggctgctgaGGGGAATGTGGCAAGTTGCCTTGTGCTGCCAGCTCAGCCTCAGCAAGGAGATGGAGGTGCAGCCCCAGGTCAGGGTGTAAAGGAAGCAGCTGCACACAACAGCCGAGGTGGTGATCTGCAGGAGGGGGAGACGGACCTGCCCCAAAGGAGGCTGTGGTCTCCTGAGGACCGGCATTACGAGGAGCTTGCGATGGATCTCATTGCCAAAGACAGCTCTCTGGTTGATGTCCTCATGCCTTATCCCGTTAGAAAAACTGCTCTGGACTTGATGGAGGGTCTTTTCCCTGTTAACATTTCCGTGTTGGAAATGCACAGAAGGAAGGCAGATCTGCGACGTGCACGGGAGAATGA caggaaaagcagtggAGATGTGACAGAAGAATGTCCTGAATCTGAACTCACCCTCGAGCAAAGGAGTGAAgatcccactgggaagggaaACCATGCACTGGGCAGGAGTGGAGATGACACGAAGGACCTAGATGACATCACGTGTAAAAAG ctgGAGCTCATCTCCAGCCTTAGGGCCAAATTGCGGGTGCTGGCAGAGGACAGGGAGCTCGTCCTTGCTGAGGCCAAGGAGTGTGCAGAGCGTGGTGAGGAGCTGGAGGCTGCCGTGCGTGCTGCCTGCAAGCCCAATGAGTTTGAGCGCTACCTGATGTTCATCGGCGACCTGGAGAAGGTGGTgagcctgctgctctgcttgtcCAGCCGCCTGGCCCGCGTCCAGAACGCCATGAGGAAGATCGATGGCAGCACAGATGCTGAGGAGAAG CAATCGCTGAATGAACGGCACAAGCTCTTGTCTAGACAACGGGAGGATGCAAAGGACCTGAAAGAAAACCTGGATCGTAGGGAGCGGGTGGTGGCTGGGATCCTTGCCAAATACCTGAccgagcagcagctccaggcctACAGGCACTTTGTGCAACTGAAGACCTCTTTGTTGATTGAACAGAAGGACCTCGAAGAACAGATCAAATTTTTCGAGGAACAATTAGAAAATCTAGAGAAAAGCATCCCTCTCTAA